A portion of the Gorilla gorilla gorilla isolate KB3781 chromosome X, NHGRI_mGorGor1-v2.1_pri, whole genome shotgun sequence genome contains these proteins:
- the ZNF41 gene encoding zinc finger protein 41 isoform X1, whose translation MAANGDSPPWSPALAAEGRGSSCEVRRERTPEARIHSVKRYPDLSPGPKGRSSIVSLQASVSFEDVTVDFSREEWQHLDPAQRRLYWDVTLENYSHLLSVGYQVPKSEAAFKLEQGEGPWMLEGEAPHQSCSGEAIGKMQQQGIPGGIFFHCERFDQPIGEYSLCSILEELWQDNDQLEQRQENQNNLLSHVKVLIKERGYEHKNIEKIIHVTTKLFPSIKRLHNCDTILKHTLNSHNHNRNSATKNVGKIFGNGNNFPHSPSSTKNENAKTGANSCEHDHYEKHLSHKQAPTHHQKIHPEEKLYVCTECVMGFTQKSHLFEHQRIHAEEKSRECDKSNKVFPQKPQVDVHPSVYTGEKPYLCTQCGKVFTLKSNLITHQKIHTGQKPYKCSECGKAFFQRSDLFRHLRIHTGEKPYECSECGKGFSQNSDLSIHQKTHTGEKHYECNECGKAFTRKSALRMHQRIHTGEKPYVCADCGKAFIQKSHFNTHQRIHTGEKPYECSDCGKSFTKKSQLHVHQRIHTGEKPYICTECGKVFTHRTNLTTHQKTHTGEKPYMCAECGKAFTDQSNLIKHQKTHTGEKPYKCNGCGKAFIWKSRLKIHQKSHIGERHYECKDCGKAFIQKSTLSVHQRIHTGEKPYVCPECGKAFIQKSHFIAHHRIHTGEKPYECSDCGKCFTKKSQLRVHQKIHTGEKPNICAECGKAFTDRSNLITHQKIHTREKPYECGDCGKTFTWKSRLNIHQKSHTGERHYECSKCGKAFIQKATLSMHQIIHTGKKPYACTECQKAFTDRSNLIKHQKTHSGEKRYKASD comes from the exons ATGGCAGCTAATGGGGACTCTCCCCCATGGTCCCCGGCCCTGGCTGCAGAGGGACGTGGCAGCTCATGTGAGGTGAGGAGGGAGAGGACCCCAGAGGCAAGAATTCATTCAGTGAAGAGATACCCTGACCTGTCCCCAGGGCCTAAGGGCAGAAGCAG CATTGTGTCGTTACAGGCTTCAGTGTCATTTGAGGACGTGACTGTGGACTTCAGCAGGGAGGAGTGGCAGCACTTGGACCCTGCCCAGAGACGCCTGTACTGGGATGTGACACTAGAGAACTACAGCCACCTGCTCTCAGTGG GGTACCAAGTTCCCAAGTCAGAGGCTGCCTTCAAGTTGGAGCAAGGAGAGGGGCCATGGATGCTGGAGGGGGAAGCCCCACATCAGAGCTGTTCAG gtGAGGCTATTGGGAAAATGCAGCAACAGGGAATTCCTGGAGGAATTTTCTTCCACTGTGAGAGATTTGATCAACCCATAGGAGAATATTCATTGTGTTCTATTTTAGAAGAACTGTGGCAAGATAATGACCAGCTAGAGCAACGTCAGGAAAACCAGAATAACCTTTTAAGTCATGTGAAAGTATTGATTAAGGAGAGGGGCTATGAacataaaaacattgaaaaaataattcatgtgACTACCAAGCTTTTTCCTTCAATTAAAAGACTCCATAACTGTGACACAATTTTGAAGCATACTTTAAACTCACATAATCATAACAGAAACAGTGCAACAAAGAACGTTGGCAAGATTTTTGGAAATGGTAACAATTTCCCCCATAGCCCTTCCTCTACTAAGAATGAGAATGCTAAGACAGGAGCAAATTCCTGTGAACATGATCACTATGAAAAACATCTCAGCCACAAACAAGCTCCCACCCACCATCAGAAAATTCATCCTGAGGAGAAGCTTTATGTGTGTACTGAATGTGTAATGGGCTTCACTCAGAAGTCACATCTGTTTGAGCATCAGAGAATTCATGCTGAAGAAAAGTCCCGTGAATGTGACAAAAGCAACAAAGTCTTCCCCCAGAAACCCCAGGTTGATGTACATCCAAGTGTTTATACAGGAGAAAAACCCTATCTGTGTACTCAATGTGGGAAAGTCTTTACCCTCAAATCAAACCTCATTACACATCAAAAAATTCATACcgggcagaaaccctacaaatgcagtgaatgtggaaaagccttttTCCAGAGATCAGACCTCTTTAGACATCTGAGAATTCATACAGGAGAAAAACCTTATGAATGCAGTGAATGTGGAAAAGGCTTCTCCCAGAACTCAGACCTCAGTATACATCAGAAAACTCATACCGGAGAGAAACACTATGAATGCAATGAATGTGGGAAGGCTTTCACAAGAAAATCAGCACTCAGGATGCATCAGAGAATCCACACGGGAGAGAAACCTTATGTATGCGCTGACTGTGGGAAGGCCTTCATCcagaaatcacatttcaacacacatcagagaattcatactggagaaaagcCGTATGAATGCAGTGACTGTGGGAAATCCTTCACTAAGAAGTCACAACTCCATGTGCATCAAAGGATTCACACCGGAGAGAAACCCTATATATGTACAGAATGTGGAAAGGTCTTCACTCACAGGACAAACCTCACCACACATCAGAAAACTCATACTGGGGAAAAACCCTATATGTGTGCTGAATGTGGAAAGGCTTTTACTGACCAGTCAAATCTCATTAAACACCAGaaaactcacactggagagaaaccctataagtGCAACGGCTGTGGAAAAGCCTTCATATGGAAGTCACGCCTCAAAATACATCAGAAATCTCATATTGGAGAGAGACACTATGAATGCAAGGACTGCGGGAAAGCCTTCATCCAGAAATCAACACTAAGCGTGCATCAGAGAATCCATACAGGAGAGAAACCGTACGTTTGTCCTGAATGCGGGAAGGCCTTTATCCAGAAATCGCACTTCATTGCGCATCATAGAATCCATACTGGAGAGAAGCCTTATGAATGCAGCGACTGTGGGAAATGCTTCACTAAGAAGTCACAACTCCGTGTGCATCAGAAAATCCACACAGGTGAGAAGCCCAATATATGTGCTGAATGTGGAAAGGCCTTCACTGACCGATCAAATCTCATAACACATCAGAAAATCCACACTagggagaaaccctatgaatgtggTGACTGCGGGAAAACCTTCACCTGGAAGTCACGCCTCAATATACATCAGAAGTCTCATACTGGAGAAAGACACTATGAATGTAGTAAATGTGGGAAAGCTTTCATCCAGAAAGCCACACTAAGTATGCATCAGATAATTCATACAGGAAAGAAACCTTATGCTTGTACAGAATGTCAGAAGGCCTTTACTGACAGATCGAATCTCATTAAACACCAGAAAACGCATAGTGGAGAAAAACGCTATAAAGCCAGTGACTGA
- the ZNF41 gene encoding zinc finger protein 41 isoform X3, with protein MGTLPHGPRPWLQRDVAAHVSIVSLQASVSFEDVTVDFSREEWQHLDPAQRRLYWDVTLENYSHLLSVGYQVPKSEAAFKLEQGEGPWMLEGEAPHQSCSGEAIGKMQQQGIPGGIFFHCERFDQPIGEYSLCSILEELWQDNDQLEQRQENQNNLLSHVKVLIKERGYEHKNIEKIIHVTTKLFPSIKRLHNCDTILKHTLNSHNHNRNSATKNVGKIFGNGNNFPHSPSSTKNENAKTGANSCEHDHYEKHLSHKQAPTHHQKIHPEEKLYVCTECVMGFTQKSHLFEHQRIHAEEKSRECDKSNKVFPQKPQVDVHPSVYTGEKPYLCTQCGKVFTLKSNLITHQKIHTGQKPYKCSECGKAFFQRSDLFRHLRIHTGEKPYECSECGKGFSQNSDLSIHQKTHTGEKHYECNECGKAFTRKSALRMHQRIHTGEKPYVCADCGKAFIQKSHFNTHQRIHTGEKPYECSDCGKSFTKKSQLHVHQRIHTGEKPYICTECGKVFTHRTNLTTHQKTHTGEKPYMCAECGKAFTDQSNLIKHQKTHTGEKPYKCNGCGKAFIWKSRLKIHQKSHIGERHYECKDCGKAFIQKSTLSVHQRIHTGEKPYVCPECGKAFIQKSHFIAHHRIHTGEKPYECSDCGKCFTKKSQLRVHQKIHTGEKPNICAECGKAFTDRSNLITHQKIHTREKPYECGDCGKTFTWKSRLNIHQKSHTGERHYECSKCGKAFIQKATLSMHQIIHTGKKPYACTECQKAFTDRSNLIKHQKTHSGEKRYKASD; from the exons ATGGGGACTCTCCCCCATGGTCCCCGGCCCTGGCTGCAGAGGGACGTGGCAGCTCATGTGAG CATTGTGTCGTTACAGGCTTCAGTGTCATTTGAGGACGTGACTGTGGACTTCAGCAGGGAGGAGTGGCAGCACTTGGACCCTGCCCAGAGACGCCTGTACTGGGATGTGACACTAGAGAACTACAGCCACCTGCTCTCAGTGG GGTACCAAGTTCCCAAGTCAGAGGCTGCCTTCAAGTTGGAGCAAGGAGAGGGGCCATGGATGCTGGAGGGGGAAGCCCCACATCAGAGCTGTTCAG gtGAGGCTATTGGGAAAATGCAGCAACAGGGAATTCCTGGAGGAATTTTCTTCCACTGTGAGAGATTTGATCAACCCATAGGAGAATATTCATTGTGTTCTATTTTAGAAGAACTGTGGCAAGATAATGACCAGCTAGAGCAACGTCAGGAAAACCAGAATAACCTTTTAAGTCATGTGAAAGTATTGATTAAGGAGAGGGGCTATGAacataaaaacattgaaaaaataattcatgtgACTACCAAGCTTTTTCCTTCAATTAAAAGACTCCATAACTGTGACACAATTTTGAAGCATACTTTAAACTCACATAATCATAACAGAAACAGTGCAACAAAGAACGTTGGCAAGATTTTTGGAAATGGTAACAATTTCCCCCATAGCCCTTCCTCTACTAAGAATGAGAATGCTAAGACAGGAGCAAATTCCTGTGAACATGATCACTATGAAAAACATCTCAGCCACAAACAAGCTCCCACCCACCATCAGAAAATTCATCCTGAGGAGAAGCTTTATGTGTGTACTGAATGTGTAATGGGCTTCACTCAGAAGTCACATCTGTTTGAGCATCAGAGAATTCATGCTGAAGAAAAGTCCCGTGAATGTGACAAAAGCAACAAAGTCTTCCCCCAGAAACCCCAGGTTGATGTACATCCAAGTGTTTATACAGGAGAAAAACCCTATCTGTGTACTCAATGTGGGAAAGTCTTTACCCTCAAATCAAACCTCATTACACATCAAAAAATTCATACcgggcagaaaccctacaaatgcagtgaatgtggaaaagccttttTCCAGAGATCAGACCTCTTTAGACATCTGAGAATTCATACAGGAGAAAAACCTTATGAATGCAGTGAATGTGGAAAAGGCTTCTCCCAGAACTCAGACCTCAGTATACATCAGAAAACTCATACCGGAGAGAAACACTATGAATGCAATGAATGTGGGAAGGCTTTCACAAGAAAATCAGCACTCAGGATGCATCAGAGAATCCACACGGGAGAGAAACCTTATGTATGCGCTGACTGTGGGAAGGCCTTCATCcagaaatcacatttcaacacacatcagagaattcatactggagaaaagcCGTATGAATGCAGTGACTGTGGGAAATCCTTCACTAAGAAGTCACAACTCCATGTGCATCAAAGGATTCACACCGGAGAGAAACCCTATATATGTACAGAATGTGGAAAGGTCTTCACTCACAGGACAAACCTCACCACACATCAGAAAACTCATACTGGGGAAAAACCCTATATGTGTGCTGAATGTGGAAAGGCTTTTACTGACCAGTCAAATCTCATTAAACACCAGaaaactcacactggagagaaaccctataagtGCAACGGCTGTGGAAAAGCCTTCATATGGAAGTCACGCCTCAAAATACATCAGAAATCTCATATTGGAGAGAGACACTATGAATGCAAGGACTGCGGGAAAGCCTTCATCCAGAAATCAACACTAAGCGTGCATCAGAGAATCCATACAGGAGAGAAACCGTACGTTTGTCCTGAATGCGGGAAGGCCTTTATCCAGAAATCGCACTTCATTGCGCATCATAGAATCCATACTGGAGAGAAGCCTTATGAATGCAGCGACTGTGGGAAATGCTTCACTAAGAAGTCACAACTCCGTGTGCATCAGAAAATCCACACAGGTGAGAAGCCCAATATATGTGCTGAATGTGGAAAGGCCTTCACTGACCGATCAAATCTCATAACACATCAGAAAATCCACACTagggagaaaccctatgaatgtggTGACTGCGGGAAAACCTTCACCTGGAAGTCACGCCTCAATATACATCAGAAGTCTCATACTGGAGAAAGACACTATGAATGTAGTAAATGTGGGAAAGCTTTCATCCAGAAAGCCACACTAAGTATGCATCAGATAATTCATACAGGAAAGAAACCTTATGCTTGTACAGAATGTCAGAAGGCCTTTACTGACAGATCGAATCTCATTAAACACCAGAAAACGCATAGTGGAGAAAAACGCTATAAAGCCAGTGACTGA
- the ZNF41 gene encoding zinc finger protein 41 isoform X8 yields MLEGEAPHQSCSGEAIGKMQQQGIPGGIFFHCERFDQPIGEYSLCSILEELWQDNDQLEQRQENQNNLLSHVKVLIKERGYEHKNIEKIIHVTTKLFPSIKRLHNCDTILKHTLNSHNHNRNSATKNVGKIFGNGNNFPHSPSSTKNENAKTGANSCEHDHYEKHLSHKQAPTHHQKIHPEEKLYVCTECVMGFTQKSHLFEHQRIHAEEKSRECDKSNKVFPQKPQVDVHPSVYTGEKPYLCTQCGKVFTLKSNLITHQKIHTGQKPYKCSECGKAFFQRSDLFRHLRIHTGEKPYECSECGKGFSQNSDLSIHQKTHTGEKHYECNECGKAFTRKSALRMHQRIHTGEKPYVCADCGKAFIQKSHFNTHQRIHTGEKPYECSDCGKSFTKKSQLHVHQRIHTGEKPYICTECGKVFTHRTNLTTHQKTHTGEKPYMCAECGKAFTDQSNLIKHQKTHTGEKPYKCNGCGKAFIWKSRLKIHQKSHIGERHYECKDCGKAFIQKSTLSVHQRIHTGEKPYVCPECGKAFIQKSHFIAHHRIHTGEKPYECSDCGKCFTKKSQLRVHQKIHTGEKPNICAECGKAFTDRSNLITHQKIHTREKPYECGDCGKTFTWKSRLNIHQKSHTGERHYECSKCGKAFIQKATLSMHQIIHTGKKPYACTECQKAFTDRSNLIKHQKTHSGEKRYKASD; encoded by the exons ATGCTGGAGGGGGAAGCCCCACATCAGAGCTGTTCAG gtGAGGCTATTGGGAAAATGCAGCAACAGGGAATTCCTGGAGGAATTTTCTTCCACTGTGAGAGATTTGATCAACCCATAGGAGAATATTCATTGTGTTCTATTTTAGAAGAACTGTGGCAAGATAATGACCAGCTAGAGCAACGTCAGGAAAACCAGAATAACCTTTTAAGTCATGTGAAAGTATTGATTAAGGAGAGGGGCTATGAacataaaaacattgaaaaaataattcatgtgACTACCAAGCTTTTTCCTTCAATTAAAAGACTCCATAACTGTGACACAATTTTGAAGCATACTTTAAACTCACATAATCATAACAGAAACAGTGCAACAAAGAACGTTGGCAAGATTTTTGGAAATGGTAACAATTTCCCCCATAGCCCTTCCTCTACTAAGAATGAGAATGCTAAGACAGGAGCAAATTCCTGTGAACATGATCACTATGAAAAACATCTCAGCCACAAACAAGCTCCCACCCACCATCAGAAAATTCATCCTGAGGAGAAGCTTTATGTGTGTACTGAATGTGTAATGGGCTTCACTCAGAAGTCACATCTGTTTGAGCATCAGAGAATTCATGCTGAAGAAAAGTCCCGTGAATGTGACAAAAGCAACAAAGTCTTCCCCCAGAAACCCCAGGTTGATGTACATCCAAGTGTTTATACAGGAGAAAAACCCTATCTGTGTACTCAATGTGGGAAAGTCTTTACCCTCAAATCAAACCTCATTACACATCAAAAAATTCATACcgggcagaaaccctacaaatgcagtgaatgtggaaaagccttttTCCAGAGATCAGACCTCTTTAGACATCTGAGAATTCATACAGGAGAAAAACCTTATGAATGCAGTGAATGTGGAAAAGGCTTCTCCCAGAACTCAGACCTCAGTATACATCAGAAAACTCATACCGGAGAGAAACACTATGAATGCAATGAATGTGGGAAGGCTTTCACAAGAAAATCAGCACTCAGGATGCATCAGAGAATCCACACGGGAGAGAAACCTTATGTATGCGCTGACTGTGGGAAGGCCTTCATCcagaaatcacatttcaacacacatcagagaattcatactggagaaaagcCGTATGAATGCAGTGACTGTGGGAAATCCTTCACTAAGAAGTCACAACTCCATGTGCATCAAAGGATTCACACCGGAGAGAAACCCTATATATGTACAGAATGTGGAAAGGTCTTCACTCACAGGACAAACCTCACCACACATCAGAAAACTCATACTGGGGAAAAACCCTATATGTGTGCTGAATGTGGAAAGGCTTTTACTGACCAGTCAAATCTCATTAAACACCAGaaaactcacactggagagaaaccctataagtGCAACGGCTGTGGAAAAGCCTTCATATGGAAGTCACGCCTCAAAATACATCAGAAATCTCATATTGGAGAGAGACACTATGAATGCAAGGACTGCGGGAAAGCCTTCATCCAGAAATCAACACTAAGCGTGCATCAGAGAATCCATACAGGAGAGAAACCGTACGTTTGTCCTGAATGCGGGAAGGCCTTTATCCAGAAATCGCACTTCATTGCGCATCATAGAATCCATACTGGAGAGAAGCCTTATGAATGCAGCGACTGTGGGAAATGCTTCACTAAGAAGTCACAACTCCGTGTGCATCAGAAAATCCACACAGGTGAGAAGCCCAATATATGTGCTGAATGTGGAAAGGCCTTCACTGACCGATCAAATCTCATAACACATCAGAAAATCCACACTagggagaaaccctatgaatgtggTGACTGCGGGAAAACCTTCACCTGGAAGTCACGCCTCAATATACATCAGAAGTCTCATACTGGAGAAAGACACTATGAATGTAGTAAATGTGGGAAAGCTTTCATCCAGAAAGCCACACTAAGTATGCATCAGATAATTCATACAGGAAAGAAACCTTATGCTTGTACAGAATGTCAGAAGGCCTTTACTGACAGATCGAATCTCATTAAACACCAGAAAACGCATAGTGGAGAAAAACGCTATAAAGCCAGTGACTGA
- the ZNF41 gene encoding zinc finger protein 41 isoform X2: MGTLPHGPRPWLQRDVAAHVSADHAALNSIVSLQASVSFEDVTVDFSREEWQHLDPAQRRLYWDVTLENYSHLLSVGYQVPKSEAAFKLEQGEGPWMLEGEAPHQSCSGEAIGKMQQQGIPGGIFFHCERFDQPIGEYSLCSILEELWQDNDQLEQRQENQNNLLSHVKVLIKERGYEHKNIEKIIHVTTKLFPSIKRLHNCDTILKHTLNSHNHNRNSATKNVGKIFGNGNNFPHSPSSTKNENAKTGANSCEHDHYEKHLSHKQAPTHHQKIHPEEKLYVCTECVMGFTQKSHLFEHQRIHAEEKSRECDKSNKVFPQKPQVDVHPSVYTGEKPYLCTQCGKVFTLKSNLITHQKIHTGQKPYKCSECGKAFFQRSDLFRHLRIHTGEKPYECSECGKGFSQNSDLSIHQKTHTGEKHYECNECGKAFTRKSALRMHQRIHTGEKPYVCADCGKAFIQKSHFNTHQRIHTGEKPYECSDCGKSFTKKSQLHVHQRIHTGEKPYICTECGKVFTHRTNLTTHQKTHTGEKPYMCAECGKAFTDQSNLIKHQKTHTGEKPYKCNGCGKAFIWKSRLKIHQKSHIGERHYECKDCGKAFIQKSTLSVHQRIHTGEKPYVCPECGKAFIQKSHFIAHHRIHTGEKPYECSDCGKCFTKKSQLRVHQKIHTGEKPNICAECGKAFTDRSNLITHQKIHTREKPYECGDCGKTFTWKSRLNIHQKSHTGERHYECSKCGKAFIQKATLSMHQIIHTGKKPYACTECQKAFTDRSNLIKHQKTHSGEKRYKASD; this comes from the exons ATGGGGACTCTCCCCCATGGTCCCCGGCCCTGGCTGCAGAGGGACGTGGCAGCTCATGTGAG TGCTGACCATGCTGCCTTGAACAGCATTGTGTCGTTACAGGCTTCAGTGTCATTTGAGGACGTGACTGTGGACTTCAGCAGGGAGGAGTGGCAGCACTTGGACCCTGCCCAGAGACGCCTGTACTGGGATGTGACACTAGAGAACTACAGCCACCTGCTCTCAGTGG GGTACCAAGTTCCCAAGTCAGAGGCTGCCTTCAAGTTGGAGCAAGGAGAGGGGCCATGGATGCTGGAGGGGGAAGCCCCACATCAGAGCTGTTCAG gtGAGGCTATTGGGAAAATGCAGCAACAGGGAATTCCTGGAGGAATTTTCTTCCACTGTGAGAGATTTGATCAACCCATAGGAGAATATTCATTGTGTTCTATTTTAGAAGAACTGTGGCAAGATAATGACCAGCTAGAGCAACGTCAGGAAAACCAGAATAACCTTTTAAGTCATGTGAAAGTATTGATTAAGGAGAGGGGCTATGAacataaaaacattgaaaaaataattcatgtgACTACCAAGCTTTTTCCTTCAATTAAAAGACTCCATAACTGTGACACAATTTTGAAGCATACTTTAAACTCACATAATCATAACAGAAACAGTGCAACAAAGAACGTTGGCAAGATTTTTGGAAATGGTAACAATTTCCCCCATAGCCCTTCCTCTACTAAGAATGAGAATGCTAAGACAGGAGCAAATTCCTGTGAACATGATCACTATGAAAAACATCTCAGCCACAAACAAGCTCCCACCCACCATCAGAAAATTCATCCTGAGGAGAAGCTTTATGTGTGTACTGAATGTGTAATGGGCTTCACTCAGAAGTCACATCTGTTTGAGCATCAGAGAATTCATGCTGAAGAAAAGTCCCGTGAATGTGACAAAAGCAACAAAGTCTTCCCCCAGAAACCCCAGGTTGATGTACATCCAAGTGTTTATACAGGAGAAAAACCCTATCTGTGTACTCAATGTGGGAAAGTCTTTACCCTCAAATCAAACCTCATTACACATCAAAAAATTCATACcgggcagaaaccctacaaatgcagtgaatgtggaaaagccttttTCCAGAGATCAGACCTCTTTAGACATCTGAGAATTCATACAGGAGAAAAACCTTATGAATGCAGTGAATGTGGAAAAGGCTTCTCCCAGAACTCAGACCTCAGTATACATCAGAAAACTCATACCGGAGAGAAACACTATGAATGCAATGAATGTGGGAAGGCTTTCACAAGAAAATCAGCACTCAGGATGCATCAGAGAATCCACACGGGAGAGAAACCTTATGTATGCGCTGACTGTGGGAAGGCCTTCATCcagaaatcacatttcaacacacatcagagaattcatactggagaaaagcCGTATGAATGCAGTGACTGTGGGAAATCCTTCACTAAGAAGTCACAACTCCATGTGCATCAAAGGATTCACACCGGAGAGAAACCCTATATATGTACAGAATGTGGAAAGGTCTTCACTCACAGGACAAACCTCACCACACATCAGAAAACTCATACTGGGGAAAAACCCTATATGTGTGCTGAATGTGGAAAGGCTTTTACTGACCAGTCAAATCTCATTAAACACCAGaaaactcacactggagagaaaccctataagtGCAACGGCTGTGGAAAAGCCTTCATATGGAAGTCACGCCTCAAAATACATCAGAAATCTCATATTGGAGAGAGACACTATGAATGCAAGGACTGCGGGAAAGCCTTCATCCAGAAATCAACACTAAGCGTGCATCAGAGAATCCATACAGGAGAGAAACCGTACGTTTGTCCTGAATGCGGGAAGGCCTTTATCCAGAAATCGCACTTCATTGCGCATCATAGAATCCATACTGGAGAGAAGCCTTATGAATGCAGCGACTGTGGGAAATGCTTCACTAAGAAGTCACAACTCCGTGTGCATCAGAAAATCCACACAGGTGAGAAGCCCAATATATGTGCTGAATGTGGAAAGGCCTTCACTGACCGATCAAATCTCATAACACATCAGAAAATCCACACTagggagaaaccctatgaatgtggTGACTGCGGGAAAACCTTCACCTGGAAGTCACGCCTCAATATACATCAGAAGTCTCATACTGGAGAAAGACACTATGAATGTAGTAAATGTGGGAAAGCTTTCATCCAGAAAGCCACACTAAGTATGCATCAGATAATTCATACAGGAAAGAAACCTTATGCTTGTACAGAATGTCAGAAGGCCTTTACTGACAGATCGAATCTCATTAAACACCAGAAAACGCATAGTGGAGAAAAACGCTATAAAGCCAGTGACTGA